taataaaatagGAAATACAAAAATCATTGACCGCTGGCAACACTAGTGCTTGGCTGTGGGCCGTCAACATCATCAAATGctttccagagagagagagagagctgctgaTCTGACAGATGGGGCGTCAAACATCATCAAATACTtttcggagagagagagagagagagagattgtggtCGTAAAGTCGTACTGTACTTCGGAAACAAACAGACCTCAGAAACCCTTAATTTtggtggccattctgtgaggagtttgcagttctccccgtgtctgcgtgggttctctccgggttctctggcttcatccctccaccaaaaacatgcagtttttggtggagggaacctaaaaactgcatgtttttggtggtgggaggacactggagaacccggagagaacccacgcagacatggggagaacatgtcTGCGATTTGCTCTTTTCAGTGGATAATATGGGTAATGTGAATATggctgggaggggaggggaggggggggggggggttacatcaGCTGCGGCTTGTTGTGAGAGCCTTTACCCTCTCAAGATTTTCTGCAAGATCTTTCTCACTCGTTTCCAGCAGGAGGATCTCCGTTCAGGCTTTATCCCTTATTTTCTAAATTTTCTGCTTGGATTGTCTTCTGAAGCTCGTCTATTTCCAGCTGCACCTTGGCGTATCTCTCTTTCAGTGCCTCATAATCTGAATTCATATCGTTCAGCTTCTTTTTCAGAAACTTTTCAAAATCATCAATTTCAAATCCACAGTATCTTCTTATTTTCGCTTTTTCTAATTTTTCAATTTCCTTGTTGAGATCCAGGAGAATTGCAGTGAGTTTTTTGACTTCTTTTACCACAGAGTTCTTCCGATTTTCTCTCAGGTTCATCTCCAtgaccatgtttttttttttgattgactTATTCAATTTCACATTGTCCTGCAAATCTTTAGCAGATGCATCAAGCTCACGGGCAGCTTTTTCAAAGTCATCTGTCAGATCAGTAACTTTTTTATTCCAAAGAGCCTCATTATTCATGACCAACGTTTTCTGCATGCTTTCCAACTCTTGTGGCAGCAACTTGATATTTTCTTCATGCCTGGCTCTATTGTCTTTGAGCTCCTTCTCCCAGTACGTTTTAACCATTTCTTCATCAGGACTCTGCAACAGTTCGTGCTTTTCTCGAAGGTCTTCATTACTGTGATCCTGCATGTCTACCATGATGGACCTTCCATCCTGATGAAGCTTAGCCTCCAATTGCTTGTGCTCTTCATGTACGGCCTCAGTGGTGGCCAAACCTTTATCTTTCAACTCAGACACTGATGTCTGGTGTTCACACAGGGCGCTTCTCACCCTCTGTTTGAAGAGCATGATCTCTTTTTTGTGGCGGATCACTTCATTCTCTGATTCCTTATCAATTGCTCTCTGTTCAGCGTCTAATTTCgcctcctttctctctgtcacCTTGCGAGAGGAGTGGATTGTGTCCCTCTCCGCATGCAAgtcgtctctctctttcttctccctATCAAGCTCCCCTTTAAGGTGCACAATGAGCTCTTCCAGTTGCTCGGTGGACATCTCATCCGATGAAAGGCCATTTGTCTGATTGGCCATCGCTTcctttaatgtttaatgtaattaaaattaTAGACCAAGACCTAATCACTTGCCAGCTATCAGGTGTTCCATTCAATATAAATGCAGCTATATTTATAGAGGGACTAAGAAGAAAGTACTACTTTAATGCCTTTGatcttgaaggggggggggcatggtggtgcagcgggttgtgctgttgcctcacagcaagaaggctaCGGTTTGACCTACCGTTAATGGTTAACGGGATGGGATGCAGAGTGTGAGCGCTTGTTAGTTCCGATTTCCGCGTTTTACTCACGTCCCACGCTCCACACCAGTAGGCGGCAGGCAAGGCTGGCTACCAACCGTcaataaaagagaaaaagaaatttgtttttgtttttttaaggtgGGTTCTCTCGCGAGAACTGGCGATACTGCGACCAAGTCGGTAAGACATAAAGTGTTGTATTGTTGGCTAGCAGTCGTTagctacattaaaaaaaaaaaaacacgtcgcTAGTTCCAGTTTGCTCCGAGCCGGAAAGGTCAACCGAGTTAGAGGAGACGGTTAACGACAGAATTCACCTGAGCGGGTTTATGACAACGCGCCTGTGACGCAGCAGTTCAGCGTAGAATTGTACAATTGTTCGTAACTAACCGTCAGTGTTGTTGTGTTAGCCGCTAACGAACGTCAGCGTAGCTGCGATGCTAACTGGGCACAACAGACGGGTTTGTTATGATGCTGTTGTGCATGAGCGGTGCTCTATTGATTAACGACGGTGCTGACGGTGATTTTagtttattaattaattaattattagatTAAAAGAGTGTTATTGTTGCGTCCGGGCTAATTTgactgcagtttttaaaatgaaatcccGGAGTCTAGCGactgatcagtgtgtgtgtgtgtgtgtgtgtgtgtgtgtgtgtgtgaaatgctgTTGCTGCCATTGGCGTCCCACCGTAACTGTATATCACGGAATGCGTGGGAAGCTTGCTTCTGTGAGAAATGCTTTGGTAACGCATACATGGCTCTTTGATGTCCTCTTCTGCACAACAGGAGCACGAAATGGACCTCCACAAAATCATCCACGGTGCGCTGTACGAGTTCATTAAGGCGTACATTCCTGATGCAGATCTCAGGTAAAGGAACTCCTGGCTCTTTGGCATTCTCCAAAATGTATGTTCTTTCAGTTTCTCAGCATCTCCATTCTCACCGATCAACAACAGCACGCTGGATGATGTTCTTCTCTCGTACATTACTGGCGTCTTGGAGGATCTTGGCTCCCAACAGAGTGTTGATGAGAACTTTGACGCTGAGGTTTTTGCAGAGATGCTGGAAGCGTACATCCCTGGTTTTGCTGGAATTGATAGGTAAACAGTAATACCTTGTCTCTCTTTTGACTGTTCACAGGTGACAATGTATTACTCTGACATTTGCTAGCTTTacaaacctttttcttttctgtttttggcAGTGTAAAAGTCTGTGAGATGATGTTCAACCTGGCTTCAAAACTAGCTTCTGCTCGGTCCATAggtggtgcttttattttacttctaaTATGTACACAATTATTGCAGCGTCACTCTTTCCAATTGTTGTGGAAGGCGTCATCAAAACAAGATGTACTAACTAGGCTGTCAGTCGTTCTTGGTGACTTAACCTTTAAAATTAAAGCGGACCGATTCTAATTTGTATGTTTCTTTTTatctgaagaagaaaacgtTGTGCCtaaggaaaggagagaagagagttCATTGAAACTTCCCACCATGCCCAATGAGCATCCACTAGGAAGCGGAACACGGGTGGAGGGTGCCACGGCCAAGGTTACCAGTTTAGCGCAAATTAACCAAATGATTTTATGAAGTACATTTTTGAAACCCTCATTGTATATTAGGTTTGTTGTCAAAATTAATGTTTATTATCATTTTGAAATAACCAAATTCGAAATTGCtttgataaaaataataataatatggga
Above is a window of Brachionichthys hirsutus isolate HB-005 chromosome 7, CSIRO-AGI_Bhir_v1, whole genome shotgun sequence DNA encoding:
- the LOC137896096 gene encoding dynein regulatory complex subunit 4-like, with the translated sequence MANQTNGLSSDEMSTEQLEELIVHLKGELDREKKERDDLHAERDTIHSSRKVTERKEAKLDAEQRAIDKESENEVIRHKKEIMLFKQRVRSALCEHQTSVSELKDKGLATTEAVHEEHKQLEAKLHQDGRSIMVDMQDHSNEDLREKHELLQSPDEEMVKTYWEKELKDNRARHEENIKLLPQELESMQKTLVMNNEALWNKKVTDLTDDFEKAARELDASAKDLQDNVKLNKSIKKKNMVMEMNLRENRKNSVVKEVKKLTAILLDLNKEIEKLEKAKIRRYCGFEIDDFEKFLKKKLNDMNSDYEALKERYAKVQLEIDELQKTIQAENLENKG